The segment ACAAAGACGACGACGGACATCGGACAAAtatcgatcagaaaagctcacttgagcgttaggctcaggtgagctaaaaagaacaATATCTGGCAGTATATGATGTTTAGTATATATAAATGACAAGAACGAGAAGAAGGCTACAATAACACAGTATCTATCGACTATTAGttcacatatatgtatatgatttaaTAAAATGTTCTGTGATTGTCTTTCAAAAAGCAAGATATGATACATTTGCAATATATACACCTCTTtgaagctgtatggtccgaattacaaatttttttccccatctggtaaaaacgctattaaatcatcgtacgtatgtagttatgaggctgtatgacatatcatacattatttcacctgttttaaccaaaattatttgattttaaatcgatgtttacaaataaccgcgtcattctgccatttcaagtgacagtcacgtgaccagttcaaactttcagatcaccGGTgttcttatctgtgtaaagctgtgtattttgtaacaatagtaccgtgccataagtttaatagaaataaaaatatcaaatacctcttagtaattcgttgttttacgatCTTTCAGCCATAAaattagacagttgcgtatgagttaatacatcatgttgggattcccctgacgcgagTGGGTCTACTTATAGACGtttaacactgtataatttatgcgttATCTGGAACACCTCAGGCCTTTCACCGAAAACACCGTGTTTCAGTTGAAAGGCCCGAGGTTttccggatgatttatatatgtaccacactatatttatttcctaaataatattctcactgttttcttttacatgcagatgttttcgaGCATGTAATTATAGGAAAGTTAAtgactttataaagtaattaaccTGCTttatttaaagtaattatgtacaaaaataagacatgaacatcgggtcatacagctttaatgtCAATGGCTCTGTTGCACGGTTTTAAAACATAACAATTTTGTAGAGGAGCGGATCATAATGTGCAGGGCTTGTGTTGTCATCACTTTACTATATAGCAAGTCATGCGTGTCCGACATGAAAGGAAGAACGCCTTccatactgtagaatcatttaaattcgtgggggccaattttcgtggattgctgaatttttacgagttcgtggggacgtaatttcatggatttttatatttgtaagaaagataactctggaatgtctttattcgttgaggacgtaaattcgtgggtgaggggtacccacgaattccacgaaaattgagccaccacgaattctaacgATTCCACAGTATGCACTGTCTTAGACGCCTCCTTAACCTCCTGGTAAGACAGAATCCTGAACAAAACTGACTGCGTTGTCTTGGTCACGTAGTGTGAATGGAGGACGGTCAAATTCCAAAGGATCTTCTCTACCCATGAACCCGGGAAAACGATCCACAGGCAAATCCCAACTGCGCTATAAAGACGTGTGCAAGAGAAACCTGAAAGCCTTGCGCATGAGAAACTTGAAAGATTTGCGCATCAATCCGAACATCTGGGAGGATGCTGTCTTAGAACGATTGGATTGGAGACAGTGCAGGAAGGTCTCTCCAAGTTTAAAGATACTTTAACTGTGcaaaaagaaaggaaaaccTAAAGGGCAGGAGTCAGATGATAAGACTAGCACCAGACTGCACGTGTCCATTGGTGGAAGGACAGTCACTTCGGTATTGGTCTGATCGGCTACTATCGATGTTGCAACACAAAATAACCATAGCGCAAATTCAGAGTCTTCCGAGATTGACAGGTTATTCGGTTTTAACTGGTTTTTTAGCgtttaatttcatgatcctggcAGGTTCAATCTCATGAAACAAAGAGACGAACAAAGGTATCGCATATCTGAGTTAACCTATACTGTTAgtaatttaaaaacatattatgGAAACATATTTGATCAATCTTTAATATCAGGGAGGGCACTTGTTTCCCTAGAATCAATCTTTCCTTTCTGTAATCTCATTGATGTATGGAAGCGCTGCAGTTATTTAAATGCTCTGTTATGATTGTTTATGTACTTTGTATTGAAAGATGAAAAAAGTAGAGTTCGACATTTAGAAATTACATGTAaccctgtacatgtattctgaCCGCAAATCAGGCTTCTACAAATAGCAACGATCAGCAGTATCAAAGGTGATAGATGCTTTCAGGGTCACGATTGCTTTCAAGTTTTCTGTCTCCATGCTGCGTCTCGGTGTTGTTAGGTGTCTCTAAATAAGAGCTTGCACGGGGAACTTTCATCTCTGAATCTGAGCATTCAATAGCAGCTTTCATCCGTGGATCTGAGCTTGCACGCGGAACTTTCATCTCTGAATCTGAGCATTCAATAGCAGCTTTCATCCGTGGATCTGAGCTTGCACGCGGAACTTTCATCTCTGAATCTGAGCATTCAATAGCAGCTTTCATCCGTGGATCTGAGCTTGCACGCGGAACTTTCATCTCTGAATCTGAGCATTCAATAGCAGCTTTCATCCGTGCATCTGAGCTTGCATGGGGAACTTTCATTTGTGGGTCTGAGTTTAAATTGGGTTTTTTCATCTTTGAATCTGAGCTTGAAATGAGAGCTTTCGCATCTGAATCCGAGCTTGTATTTAAGGTTTTTCTCTTTGAATATGAGATTGCACTGGATATTTTCATCATTGGATCtgaaaaataattctaaaatttTGTATCAAGAGTTCAGTGAACAGGTAATAGGTAAACAAGCAGTCTAAAATGTACgaaatatgaaaacaaacaaccaacatATTTCCGTCTAGAGGAATTCGATTACAAATAAAACACTTACCATTTAGAGTGATTTTTGGtgatttttcaaatgatgttCCAATCTTAATGTCTTCATAGATATATGACTGCTTTTTCGATAGTTCcctaaaatatattacattgtgaAAACATTGCACGAAATGCATTTCCAGTTTCTTTTGTAAAAGGATCTAtcattttgaatagaaatgagAATATTCTTCATAAAGGATGATATGAATGGACTATAACGTACTCAAGATTTTCTAGGCTTTGTCCCATTGGCATATCATATGCATCATTAGGCATTATCGTGTTGTTCAAAGTACTCGGTGAAGGTTCACTGTTTGTTTTCGTCATTTTGCTACCTATAAAGTttgagaaaaggcaaaaataattttaccgAACAGTATAATGATATCATACAGAAGTTTACTTTGTACACACTTAATTGATTTGGGAATAGAATGACTAGTCCTCCGAATttaaattattgttaatatttggggggggggtgttaagaAATGGATCAAAAGAGTCACCACAATCTGTACTTTTGAGATGGTCATATGACAAGAAATGAAAGCCTTGACGATACACGCTACAAACAAAATCTTCATCAAATGATAGACGTATTTTCTACCTTCTATCTGATTTCGGCTTTTTTCTCAGTAATACTTTCTATCGGAAGTTTAGATATCGGCTTTTTTCTCAGTAATACTTTCTATCGGAAGTTTAGATATCGGTTTATGTGACACATTCTGTGGAGACAACAGAGGCTTTATATGGACcctgttttcaaattttgaagatCTTAACTACGCAAGTGACCTCGCGCTACTGTCTCATCTTGAAACCCATATGCAGAGCAAGACTTACTTCTAATCTACAATCTAATAGCAGTAAAATCTGTGAAAAGATAAATGTGACGAAAACTGAGGTAATGTCACTGAACACAAAACATCCAAAAGGGATACAACTAGATGGGAAAAACCTGAAAATGCAAGAACCTTCATATATCTTGGAAGCATTGTGACAACAAATGGTGGAGCTGAAGAAGACATCAAGGCAAGACTAAGTAAAGTAAAAGGAGCCTTCGTAAATCTTGAGAAGATTTGGAAGCCTAACACCGTAAGTATAGGAACACCAAAACGAAGCTATATAACAATTGAGTTCTGTCAATACTGTTATATAGCACGGAATGTTGGAGGATGACAGAGAGGGATATCAACAAACTTTCAAATTTCCATAAAGGTTGCTTGAGAAAAATCTTGAAGATATTCTGGCCTACTAAATTCTCCGACAAAGATCTACACGAGAGAGCAAAAATTTTCAGGCATGCGTGCCATTCTCAACAatagtaccgcaaacggtacataatgcGCACCTGAAAATGGTTACATATagtgtttttcttaagccataatttgtagaaatttgcttcaggtagtatcaggctgtgacatactttctttgcatgaaggtgaagacaacgaacagtgatcaatcttataactcctatatgcaatacaaaataggttatcggcaaacacgggcccctggacacaccagaggtgggatcaagtgcctaggagaagtaattatcccctgtcgaccggtcacaaccgccgtgggccctatatcttggtcaggtaaacggagttatcctagacaaaatcagtgtgccaagaacggcctaacaataggtatgaaactcgtcagacagcattggacccattgatatattgtattggcaactagatcgttataacgaccatagaatttgtacttttgcttactttaaacgagacttgcTGGAATCCCTgcaccaccaacttgtttgtcagtggcctcgatttaaaaactgaccataagcagaacaatcTTTTGCGTATAGAATAagatgagagatataaacaccatatgcaggtgataatggaatattgcaacataaatatgggaagttgacgaaataaaagctgaaatcatcccgtttgtcataaagttgagttattagtttgtcatttatatctactttgcataatatgaataaagaGTCTTAGCTTTAAACTGCGACAGGAGGCAGATAGACAAACGAAGAgttttttgtataaaatatttccccaaatttgatTAAGTTCAACTACCTTTCAATATTCAAAACgtcaagaaaattaaaaattgttgagaatcaaaatccttgcactatgcacatcttcaagtttACAAATACCATAGCTTCTAAACTGTAAGAGGAATTATTAAGACAAACCTtgtcctttatttaatataatatttcatcaaaatggGCTAATttcaataacctgtaatttACTTTAATATTGAAGATAGTCAAAATActtcccacatgcacatcttccatacccatgcAAATACCCTGCCAGTAGAATTAGAAGGTCCTTGCTTGAAAATTGTGgaaggaaaaaataaaaaaaaaaacaaatcataAATTATCTATGCAATAATTCATCAAAACTGACAAGTTCCATAaactgtaattttctcaaatatcgaagaaaatcaaaatccctGCGACATGCACTccttcaatacccatataaaCACTTTGTACAATAAGAAGGTTCTCACTTGCAAACTGTGGGAAGAGTTCATCGaacaaatcatatacatgtaatatttcctcagaACGGACTACGTTCAACAGCCTTTTTTCTCAGAATTGAAGAAAAGCAACATCCTTGCCACACGCACATAGTCAATATCCATATaaacatataaacaaaaaaattgtggAAGGAGTTTGCcggacaaatcatgtacccGCCCTATAACAATaatattcaaatgaaggaaCACAGTTCTTGCAAGAGAagtcaaaatggatcaaaattgcaacatgatctagaatgatccacaaagaagctacatagcaagtttcagcttgatatgtgacagagaaatgaaattagaaacagaaaaccccggacggacggacggaagGACGTACATATATCACTGTATCATAATATATCCCGTCTAAaaacgggcgtataaaaacaccGTTGGCGATGGATCGGACATGTCCTCAGAAAGCCGACCGACAACATCGCTATGGTATCCTTAAGATGAACTTCAGAAGGCAAGAGGAAGCAATGCAGTCCAAAGACCACTTAAAGACGGACCACGGAAACAGAGAAGGAGATGAGCCTAACTTGGAGGGAATTAGACAAGAAAGCAAAATACTGGGAGCAGTGGAAGAAACTAGTCCTTGTCCTGTGTGCCTCCAGGCGCAACAAGGACTGGTTAGGTAGATACATTCTGTCGGAAGTTAAAATATCGGTTTATTTTCCCCAATAATACTTTCTATCGGAAGTTAGATGTCGGTTTATTTTAAGCAGTGTTACCTTCTTTCGGAAGTTCAGGTATCGGTATATTCTTCTTAGTTTTAGTAATACCTTCCGTCGGAAGTTCAGGTATTGGTTTATTATTCACTGTAGTTCCCGTTCTAATTTCATCATACACTGCTGGATCGGGTAGGTTTTCTTTTTGTAATTGTATGTACCGCCTGAAATGACCAAAATCTTAAATCATTACCGATGGAAGGAtattgtcaaaaaaaaaaaaaaaaaaaaaaaaaccctacaTGTATTCTTAACATCTATA is part of the Ostrea edulis chromosome 2, xbOstEdul1.1, whole genome shotgun sequence genome and harbors:
- the LOC125678532 gene encoding uncharacterized protein LOC125678532 isoform X3, which translates into the protein MSSGNIPQIDWRFSNGTPISENEVFRLEGNATKILAIKTVKQSHTGLQFICSTTDLDNSTVTSQNYTLIVIAAPEIQFTEDLVYTQTGKSFYKDCVALGYPFPVVEWYQINKEVPQMKISVSHSRLVVQNIVPGLHENYTCKASVSSGDFVLWTNKTFTLISYGVRFPDEEFTDTAEYKYTIFAMVILGCVLMLLVLTVISCRNAKNGNRAREKIKKTGGEQDKTNKFKNEKDGKCSGIGKKTKPERYIQLQKENLPDPAVYDEIRTGTTVNNKPIPELPTEGITKTKKNIPIPELPKEGSKMTKTNSEPSPSTLNNTIMPNDAYDMPMGQSLENLEELSKKQSYIYEDIKIGTSFEKSPKITLNDPMMKISSAISYSKRKTLNTSSDSDAKALISSSDSKMKKPNLNSDPQMKVPHASSDARMKAAIECSDSEMKVPRASSDPRMKAAIECSDSEMKVPRASSDPRMKAAIECSDSEMKVPRASSDPRMKAAIECSDSEMKVPRASSYLETPNNTETQHGDRKLESNRDPESIYHL